The following coding sequences are from one Paenibacillus sp. FSL R5-0912 window:
- the thrS gene encoding threonine--tRNA ligase: MSVNIKLPDGSVREYPNGSSIDDVAASISSGLRKNAAAGKINGIVVDLSTQLQEGDLVEIVTLDSPEGLEVMRHSTAHLMAQAVRRLFGTMEVKLGVGPVIEDGFYYDMDLEHPLNPEDLLKIEKEMERIVSENLPIVRHEVSRQEALDRFGELADPYKLELIQALPEDSVITIYEQGEFFDLCRGPHLPSTAKIKVFKLMNVAGAYWRGDSKNKMLQRVYGTAWIKKAQLDEHLRLLEEAKKRDHRKLGKELEIFTFNQLVGQGLPIWLPKGAKLRSILERYIVDLEASLGYQHVYTPVLGNVELYKTSGHWEHYQEDMFPKMTIDNEEFVLRPMNCPHHMMIYKSSMHSYRDLPIRIAELGIQHRYEMSGALTGLHRVRSMTLNDSHIFCRLDQIKGEFIRVLELIKQVYSDFGIEDYRFRLSYRDPKDTEKYYANDEMWETAQRMLREVVEEAGLPFYEAEGEAAFYGPKLDVQIKTVLGKEETLSTVQIDFLLPERFELEYVGDDGQKHRPVVLHRGILGTMERFVAFLLENFAGSLPLWLSPQQVKIIPVSSAFDEYAKEVAAKLLRSGIRAEVDLRNEKMGYKIREAQLEKLPYMFVVGENEMNAGSVSIRKRGEGDIGAKPLQEVIDSLTQEIAGRVI, encoded by the coding sequence ATGTCAGTAAATATCAAACTTCCGGACGGTTCGGTCCGGGAATACCCGAACGGCAGCAGCATTGATGATGTAGCAGCCTCGATCAGCAGCGGACTTCGCAAGAATGCCGCTGCAGGCAAAATCAACGGAATCGTCGTGGATCTGTCCACTCAGCTGCAGGAAGGCGATCTTGTAGAGATCGTTACCCTGGATTCCCCGGAAGGCCTGGAAGTGATGCGTCACAGTACAGCTCACCTTATGGCCCAGGCGGTAAGACGTTTGTTCGGAACTATGGAGGTTAAGCTCGGAGTAGGTCCGGTAATTGAAGACGGCTTCTATTATGATATGGATCTGGAGCATCCGCTGAATCCGGAGGATCTGCTGAAGATTGAGAAGGAAATGGAACGTATCGTTTCTGAGAACCTGCCGATTGTCCGCCATGAGGTAAGCCGTCAGGAAGCGCTGGACAGATTCGGCGAGCTGGCCGATCCTTACAAGCTGGAGCTGATTCAGGCGCTGCCGGAAGACAGCGTGATTACAATCTATGAACAGGGCGAATTCTTCGACCTCTGCCGTGGTCCGCATTTGCCGTCCACTGCGAAGATCAAAGTGTTCAAGCTGATGAACGTAGCCGGTGCTTACTGGCGCGGAGACAGCAAGAACAAGATGCTGCAGCGCGTATACGGCACAGCCTGGATCAAAAAGGCCCAGCTTGACGAGCATCTGCGTCTGCTGGAGGAAGCGAAAAAGCGCGATCACCGTAAGCTGGGCAAGGAACTGGAAATCTTCACCTTCAACCAGCTGGTTGGACAAGGCCTGCCGATCTGGCTGCCTAAGGGCGCCAAGCTGCGCAGCATTCTGGAGCGCTATATTGTAGATCTGGAAGCCAGCCTTGGTTACCAGCATGTCTACACTCCAGTACTGGGGAATGTAGAGCTGTACAAGACTTCCGGACATTGGGAACACTACCAGGAAGACATGTTCCCTAAGATGACTATTGATAACGAGGAGTTCGTGCTTCGTCCAATGAACTGCCCGCATCACATGATGATCTATAAGAGCTCGATGCACAGCTATCGCGATCTGCCGATCCGTATTGCCGAGCTGGGCATCCAGCACCGTTATGAAATGTCGGGAGCCCTGACAGGCCTGCACCGTGTCCGTTCGATGACGCTGAATGATTCCCATATCTTCTGTCGTCTGGACCAGATCAAAGGCGAGTTCATCCGCGTGCTCGAGCTGATCAAGCAGGTATACAGCGACTTTGGGATTGAAGATTACCGTTTCCGACTCTCTTACCGGGACCCTAAGGATACAGAGAAGTATTATGCCAATGATGAAATGTGGGAGACAGCACAGCGTATGCTGCGTGAGGTTGTCGAAGAAGCCGGCCTGCCATTCTACGAAGCCGAAGGCGAAGCAGCCTTCTATGGCCCTAAGCTGGATGTTCAGATCAAAACAGTATTGGGTAAGGAAGAAACACTGTCGACTGTACAGATCGACTTCCTGCTGCCGGAACGCTTTGAGCTGGAATATGTCGGGGATGATGGACAGAAACACCGTCCGGTTGTCTTGCACCGCGGAATTCTAGGAACTATGGAACGTTTCGTAGCATTCCTGCTGGAGAACTTTGCCGGTTCACTGCCGCTGTGGCTGTCTCCGCAGCAAGTGAAGATCATTCCGGTATCCTCTGCCTTTGATGAATATGCGAAGGAAGTGGCTGCGAAGCTGCTGCGCAGCGGCATCCGCGCCGAAGTTGACTTGCGCAATGAGAAAATGGGTTACAAAATCCGTGAAGCACAGCTGGAGAAGCTCCCATACATGTTCGTCGTAGGCGAGAATGAAATGAATGCCGGCAGCGTATCAATCCGCAAACGCGGTGAAGGCGACATCGGCGCCAAACCGCTGCAGGAAGTCATCGATTCGCTTACGCAGGAAATTGCGGGACGCGTAATCTAA
- a CDS encoding 3D domain-containing protein, with amino-acid sequence MLLLTAAGIYPDDSRKSAQARGTGDTAGQLSAATTNSQVQRQEAGSASRLGGSSRLRQPVTVQAPKPAQVPESKPKAKVAPKQPDSVPVAAPAPEQIITSMKVTATGYTAGYESTGKTAKHPQYGITYSGVKVRRDKNAVSTIAADPKVLPLGSILYIPGYGYAIVADTGSAIKGRKIDLYFSTTKQVYKEWGKKTVVVHLIKRGNGKCTESMLKSLGHAIQTYNAVPQYLLEEVI; translated from the coding sequence GTGCTTCTGCTGACAGCAGCCGGGATCTACCCGGATGATTCGCGCAAATCGGCACAGGCAAGAGGGACGGGAGACACTGCAGGACAACTTAGTGCGGCCACCACGAATTCTCAGGTTCAGCGTCAAGAGGCAGGTTCGGCATCCCGTCTGGGAGGCTCTTCGCGGTTACGGCAGCCGGTTACCGTCCAGGCTCCTAAGCCAGCACAGGTGCCGGAGAGTAAGCCGAAGGCGAAGGTAGCTCCCAAGCAGCCGGATTCGGTACCGGTAGCTGCACCTGCGCCGGAGCAGATCATCACTTCAATGAAAGTAACAGCGACCGGCTATACGGCCGGGTACGAATCCACAGGCAAGACCGCGAAGCATCCGCAGTATGGAATTACGTACTCGGGTGTCAAGGTACGCCGGGACAAGAATGCCGTATCCACCATTGCTGCAGACCCGAAAGTTCTGCCTTTGGGAAGTATTTTATATATTCCGGGTTATGGATATGCTATAGTGGCCGACACCGGTTCAGCGATTAAGGGGCGGAAGATTGACTTGTACTTCAGCACCACCAAGCAGGTGTACAAAGAATGGGGCAAGAAGACGGTTGTCGTCCATCTCATCAAACGCGGTAACGGAAAATGCACGGAGAGTATGCTGAAAAGTCTCGGACATGCAATCCAGACCTATAATGCAGTGCCGCAATATTTGCTGGAAGAGGTTATTTAA
- the liaF gene encoding cell wall-active antibiotics response protein LiaF produces the protein MKRRFTSQVLGGLILIGLGGLFLLRQMGYTDFSLGSMISTYWPVILIILGVKRFLSPDDEHSRFSATLGGFFFLAIGVFFLGRNLEWFDFSAGDFFKMLIPVMLIGGGLAVIFKPRGTTPPVPPAPPAPPNFYPPEPGKSPLDAKPPAPLESTLDEQFEQKFGKSAGAGGRDWNDYLHKDTEDEDEEQGDSSSSSDAKWQEKQERHERRRQERQERHARRHGEWHEEFQDSGQDKETTNRSAFIGDVHMGREHFQLKQTNISQFIGDTVLDLTNAQIPYGETKINISAFVGDIKVYIPDDMNLGVSVNGSSFIGDMQVLEQSRSGFMSNVQCKTPYYKEAGKKVRINVSCFIGDIKVKTVG, from the coding sequence ATGAAACGACGGTTCACCAGCCAGGTGCTCGGCGGACTGATCCTTATCGGTCTCGGAGGCCTGTTCCTGCTAAGACAGATGGGCTACACTGATTTCAGCTTGGGTTCAATGATATCTACGTATTGGCCGGTTATTCTGATTATATTAGGGGTTAAACGCTTTCTGTCCCCGGACGATGAGCATTCGAGATTCTCTGCAACACTTGGCGGATTTTTCTTTCTGGCCATCGGCGTGTTTTTCCTGGGGCGGAATTTAGAATGGTTTGACTTCTCGGCAGGCGATTTCTTCAAAATGCTGATCCCGGTTATGCTGATCGGCGGCGGTTTAGCTGTTATTTTCAAGCCGCGGGGGACAACGCCGCCGGTTCCTCCAGCACCACCGGCACCACCGAATTTCTATCCGCCCGAACCGGGCAAAAGCCCGCTGGATGCGAAGCCTCCTGCACCGCTGGAATCGACGCTCGATGAGCAGTTTGAGCAGAAGTTCGGCAAATCTGCCGGTGCCGGCGGGCGGGACTGGAATGATTATCTGCACAAAGACACGGAGGATGAAGACGAAGAACAGGGAGACTCCTCTTCTTCGTCAGATGCCAAGTGGCAGGAGAAGCAGGAACGCCATGAACGCAGACGCCAGGAGCGTCAGGAACGCCATGCCCGCCGCCACGGCGAATGGCATGAGGAGTTTCAGGATTCCGGGCAGGACAAAGAAACAACGAACCGCTCGGCTTTTATCGGGGATGTCCATATGGGCCGCGAGCATTTCCAGCTGAAACAAACCAATATTTCGCAGTTTATCGGGGATACAGTGCTGGATCTGACCAATGCGCAAATTCCTTACGGTGAGACCAAGATCAACATTTCCGCTTTTGTCGGTGATATTAAGGTTTATATTCCCGATGATATGAATCTTGGTGTATCGGTTAACGGCAGCTCGTTCATTGGTGATATGCAGGTGCTTGAGCAGTCGCGCAGCGGGTTCATGAGTAATGTGCAGTGCAAGACGCCTTATTATAAGGAAGCAGGTAAAAAAGTCCGCATTAACGTCAGCTGCTTCATCGGTGACATTAAAGTCAAAACGGTGGGCTAA
- a CDS encoding HAMP domain-containing sensor histidine kinase, whose protein sequence is MGTIFSNTKWMLLVYFLLSGGVTAGLMYAGTCLGYIRVVDTRMWLYLCLGIVLFTVTIGYIAGQRIQRRIDHLDLNMLQVAKGNLSVRMPESEDQSFARVYHEFNIMMDTVEKKMKLLQQLGEQEVIEKEKAAESAVLEERRRMARDLHDTVSQQLFAIHMSASSLPKVLERSAEHGQTVMDQLISMSQMAQKQMRALIAQLRPVELEGRNLFEALEKWFPDYCRQNGLKGVKELELQGELSEAIEHQLFLIIQESMANIVKHAGARVVSLSLREVPRQVVLSISDDGQGFEQVQHKQGSYGLTTMRERAEKLGGQVEIISRKGAGTTIRVHIPKFVQGIPEPVDAESESDRGSTE, encoded by the coding sequence ATGGGGACGATCTTCAGCAATACCAAGTGGATGCTGCTGGTGTATTTCCTGCTTAGCGGCGGAGTAACTGCCGGACTGATGTATGCCGGGACATGCCTGGGCTATATCCGGGTGGTGGATACCCGCATGTGGCTGTACCTGTGTCTGGGCATTGTGCTCTTCACAGTGACTATCGGCTATATTGCCGGACAGCGGATTCAGCGGCGGATCGACCATCTGGATCTGAATATGCTTCAGGTAGCCAAAGGCAATCTGTCCGTACGGATGCCGGAGAGCGAAGACCAGTCTTTTGCCCGGGTATATCACGAATTCAATATTATGATGGATACTGTGGAGAAGAAGATGAAGCTTTTGCAGCAGCTGGGTGAACAGGAAGTCATCGAGAAGGAAAAGGCGGCGGAGAGCGCGGTACTGGAAGAGCGGAGGCGTATGGCCCGGGATCTGCATGATACGGTGAGCCAGCAGCTTTTTGCGATTCACATGTCCGCTTCTTCGCTGCCTAAAGTGCTTGAACGGAGCGCGGAGCACGGGCAGACGGTGATGGACCAGCTGATCAGCATGTCCCAGATGGCGCAGAAGCAAATGAGGGCATTGATCGCGCAGCTGCGTCCGGTGGAGCTGGAGGGGCGCAATCTGTTCGAGGCGCTGGAGAAATGGTTCCCGGATTACTGCCGCCAGAACGGGCTCAAGGGGGTAAAGGAGCTTGAACTGCAGGGTGAGCTGTCCGAAGCGATTGAGCATCAGCTGTTCCTGATTATTCAGGAGTCGATGGCGAACATCGTGAAGCATGCCGGAGCACGGGTAGTCAGCCTGTCGCTGCGTGAAGTGCCGCGCCAGGTTGTGCTGAGCATCAGCGATGACGGGCAGGGCTTCGAGCAGGTGCAGCATAAACAGGGCTCCTACGGACTTACCACCATGCGCGAGCGTGCCGAGAAGCTCGGCGGCCAGGTAGAGATTATCAGCCGTAAGGGGGCGGGAACGACGATCCGCGTACATATACCAAAGTTTGTGCAGGGCATCCCGGAGCCGGTTGATGCCGAATCTGAGTCTGATAGGGGGAGTACAGAATGA
- a CDS encoding response regulator → MSLIKVLLVDDHDMVRMGLKTYLMLDPMFEVIGEAANGHKALGMLRELGHDALPDLVLMDLMMPVMNGAETTRAVLAEFPGLKIVILTSFLEDDLVVDAIEAGAVSYVLKTVSAEELIYALQGAYRGMPVMTGDVSQALTRGIRQRTVQGDSSGLTEREKEVLLLIAEGKTNKDIGEELHISIKTVKTHVSNLLMKCELDDRTQLAIYAHRKGWAQS, encoded by the coding sequence ATGAGTCTCATTAAAGTGCTGCTGGTGGATGATCATGATATGGTGCGGATGGGGCTCAAAACCTATCTGATGCTTGATCCAATGTTTGAAGTTATAGGTGAGGCAGCCAACGGGCATAAGGCGCTAGGCATGCTGCGTGAACTGGGGCATGATGCCCTGCCGGATCTGGTGCTGATGGATTTGATGATGCCGGTCATGAACGGGGCGGAGACAACGCGCGCAGTGCTGGCCGAATTCCCGGGTCTCAAAATTGTCATCCTCACCAGCTTCCTGGAGGATGATCTTGTTGTAGACGCGATCGAGGCAGGGGCGGTCAGCTATGTGCTCAAAACCGTCTCGGCAGAAGAGCTGATCTACGCGCTGCAAGGCGCGTACCGCGGCATGCCGGTGATGACCGGCGATGTCTCGCAGGCACTTACCCGAGGCATCCGCCAGCGTACCGTACAGGGCGACTCTTCCGGCTTGACCGAGCGGGAGAAGGAAGTTCTGCTGCTGATCGCTGAGGGCAAAACCAATAAAGATATCGGCGAGGAGCTGCATATCAGCATCAAGACGGTGAAGACGCATGTCAGCAACCTGCTGATGAAATGTGAGCTGGATGACCGCACCCAGCTGGCCATCTACGCCCACCGTAAGGGCTGGGCGCAGAGTTAG
- a CDS encoding S1C family serine protease, with amino-acid sequence MDDNKNNYNRENNFNRDNEPGPQREWDSKDSTNSNSSNEAGSSYYYSYGPFKSLNNDEMNGEDPQHYNRREPERVEISPPQPVKPLPYSTSLRTTGYDGNGGRGGNPPEGGNGWQYNRKPKKPVKAVLISFLAGMIVLSGSMFMADRGNWFTGDQAVTAAVTNTAAKTANGSATITPSTSTAALVTGSGDVSSVVDGVGPAVVKIETLVKSSSRSSSNPNMSDPFSQFFFGDQFGGSGSSGSNSESQPESNNSDSSQLTPYGIGTGFIYNSDGYILTNQHVVDNADVIQVTVDGNTKPYEAKLLGSSKDLDLAVLKIEGTDFPTVALGDSDSIKVGSEVVAIGNPQGFDHTVTAGVLSAKGRSIDINEEDGSGTRNYKNLLQTDASINPGNSGGPLLNMNGQVIGMNVAVSTDSQGIGFAIAVNTIKEVVEKLEANQEIPKEPVPFIGASLMTITDEVAKQMGTDLKEGSVVAEIVFKSPAYTADLRPYDIITGVNGTNYATSQDLITYIQTLKVGDQVTLNVVRDGKKLDLPVKIGNKNDFDTTQTQKQ; translated from the coding sequence ATGGACGATAACAAAAACAATTACAATCGTGAGAACAACTTCAATCGTGATAATGAACCGGGACCGCAGCGGGAATGGGACAGTAAAGATAGCACTAACAGTAATTCATCAAACGAAGCAGGCTCTTCCTACTACTATTCCTATGGGCCGTTCAAATCCCTGAACAACGACGAGATGAATGGTGAAGATCCGCAGCACTATAACCGCCGGGAGCCGGAGCGTGTAGAGATCTCACCTCCGCAGCCGGTCAAGCCTTTACCTTACAGCACTTCGCTCCGTACCACAGGATATGACGGCAATGGCGGACGCGGCGGCAATCCTCCTGAGGGGGGCAATGGCTGGCAGTATAACCGTAAGCCGAAGAAGCCGGTTAAGGCGGTACTTATTTCTTTTCTTGCAGGAATGATTGTATTATCGGGTTCGATGTTCATGGCGGACCGGGGCAACTGGTTCACAGGCGATCAGGCAGTTACTGCTGCCGTTACGAATACAGCAGCTAAGACAGCGAACGGAAGTGCTACCATTACGCCTTCCACTTCCACAGCAGCACTGGTTACCGGATCGGGTGATGTATCCAGCGTAGTAGATGGGGTGGGACCGGCAGTTGTCAAAATTGAGACGCTGGTTAAATCAAGCAGCAGAAGCAGCAGTAATCCGAATATGAGCGATCCGTTCTCCCAATTCTTCTTCGGTGATCAGTTCGGCGGCAGCGGATCTTCCGGCTCCAATTCAGAATCCCAGCCGGAATCAAACAATTCGGATTCATCCCAGCTTACTCCTTACGGAATCGGCACAGGCTTCATTTATAATTCAGACGGTTATATTCTGACCAACCAGCATGTGGTGGATAATGCAGATGTCATTCAGGTTACGGTTGACGGCAATACCAAACCTTATGAAGCGAAATTGCTCGGCTCCAGCAAAGATCTGGACTTGGCAGTGCTCAAAATTGAAGGAACGGACTTCCCTACAGTGGCGCTTGGTGATTCCGACAGCATTAAGGTAGGTTCAGAAGTCGTAGCGATTGGTAACCCGCAGGGCTTTGACCACACCGTTACAGCAGGTGTACTGAGTGCCAAGGGCCGCAGTATTGATATTAATGAAGAAGACGGAAGCGGCACACGCAATTACAAGAACTTGCTGCAGACGGATGCTTCGATTAATCCAGGGAACTCGGGCGGACCGCTGCTTAACATGAACGGTCAGGTCATCGGGATGAATGTGGCGGTTAGCACAGACTCCCAGGGTATCGGTTTTGCTATCGCGGTCAATACCATTAAAGAAGTTGTAGAGAAACTGGAAGCCAATCAGGAAATTCCGAAAGAACCGGTACCATTCATCGGCGCTTCGCTGATGACCATTACCGATGAAGTCGCTAAGCAAATGGGCACTGACCTTAAAGAAGGCTCCGTAGTCGCCGAGATTGTCTTCAAATCTCCAGCGTATACCGCCGACCTCCGCCCTTACGATATCATCACAGGTGTGAACGGTACGAACTATGCCACCAGCCAGGATCTGATTACTTACATCCAGACGCTCAAAGTTGGCGATCAGGTGACACTGAATGTGGTTCGTGACGGTAAGAAGCTGGATCTTCCGGTAAAGATCGGCAATAAAAATGATTTTGACACGACTCAAACTCAGAAGCAATAA
- a CDS encoding response regulator transcription factor, protein MRPNILIIDDDEKIISMLRRGLAFEGYDVKTAANGADGLRAVLNSDPDVVILDVMMPQVDGFEVCRRLREGGSSVPVLMLTAKDEIEHRVKGLDLGADDYLVKPFALEELLARVRALLRRKSEQGGGSDQAVSYEDITLDVDSREVTRAGKRLELTAKEFELLHLFMQNPKRVLSRDLIMDKIWGYDYSGESNVLEVYIAMLRQKTEEHGGKRLIQTIRGAGYILRGD, encoded by the coding sequence ATGCGACCGAATATTCTAATTATTGATGACGATGAGAAAATTATATCCATGCTGCGCCGCGGGCTTGCCTTTGAAGGGTATGATGTCAAAACAGCCGCTAACGGGGCAGATGGGCTGCGTGCCGTTCTGAACAGCGATCCGGATGTGGTTATCCTGGATGTAATGATGCCGCAAGTGGACGGGTTTGAGGTATGCCGCCGTCTGCGTGAGGGCGGAAGCAGTGTTCCGGTACTTATGCTGACGGCCAAGGATGAGATTGAACACAGGGTCAAAGGGCTCGATCTGGGTGCGGACGATTATCTGGTGAAGCCGTTTGCTCTGGAGGAGCTGCTTGCCCGGGTAAGGGCACTGCTCCGGCGCAAAAGTGAGCAGGGCGGAGGCTCGGACCAGGCGGTTTCCTATGAGGATATCACACTGGATGTAGATTCGCGTGAAGTGACGCGTGCAGGCAAACGTCTGGAGCTGACGGCAAAGGAATTCGAACTGCTGCATCTGTTCATGCAGAACCCGAAGCGGGTGCTGTCCCGTGATCTCATCATGGATAAGATCTGGGGTTACGATTACAGCGGTGAATCCAATGTGCTTGAGGTATATATCGCAATGCTGCGCCAGAAGACGGAAGAGCATGGCGGCAAAAGGCTGATTCAAACGATCCGGGGAGCCGGCTACATCCTAAGAGGTGACTAA
- a CDS encoding sensor histidine kinase, which produces MSIRLRLTAWYSGILAIMLLALSALIYGFVYINTYGDLKDRLKNQANQIELQPVTYYDGTSNLYVGGSLEGQNLFAQLYIYDISRIVPNNNMKTFDLRFNIPEQAAIVSQQGFVRESYQGNSFLIYQRAVDIPGYEGNPAAVLQMAAYTGEQDRLMLRLKNILLVGSFATLIAAFTFGLFLARKAMSPIGKVIEAANGIQTGTDLSSRIEYDGPQDEIGRLIETVNSMLGRMEGFYTGLEEAYATQRRFVSDASHELRTPLTTIRGNIDLLEKIWEMEPDDSRMTEAEIRQLSIESVKDIADESKRMSRLVADMLSLARADTGRTFDIEPVALEPMMTEVARRASFLPRQAEWSVGEMGQLNGKYILGNKDYLQQMLFIFIDNAFKYTPAGEVTLDAVFYQNQVGIRISDTGIGMDKDEVPHIFDRFYRADESRGITEGIGLGLSIAKWIIDEHGGSVEVVTRQGEGTTFVIWMPLLFAPPLE; this is translated from the coding sequence ATGTCTATACGTTTGCGGCTGACTGCCTGGTATTCAGGGATTCTGGCCATAATGCTGCTGGCCCTGTCCGCGTTAATCTACGGGTTTGTCTATATTAATACGTACGGTGACTTGAAGGACCGTCTTAAGAATCAGGCCAATCAGATCGAACTGCAGCCGGTTACTTATTATGACGGAACTTCCAATCTGTATGTGGGCGGAAGTCTGGAAGGCCAGAATTTATTTGCACAGTTGTATATATATGATATTTCGCGGATTGTTCCCAATAATAACATGAAGACGTTTGATCTTCGGTTCAATATTCCGGAACAAGCCGCTATAGTCAGCCAACAGGGCTTTGTTAGAGAGAGCTACCAAGGAAATTCTTTCTTAATCTATCAGCGGGCTGTTGATATTCCGGGGTATGAAGGCAATCCTGCTGCAGTCCTGCAAATGGCCGCGTATACAGGTGAGCAGGATCGGCTGATGCTGAGACTGAAGAATATCCTGCTCGTTGGCTCTTTTGCGACTCTGATCGCAGCCTTCACCTTCGGGCTGTTCCTGGCCCGCAAAGCAATGAGTCCGATCGGCAAGGTTATTGAGGCGGCAAACGGGATACAGACCGGGACGGATCTGAGCTCGCGCATTGAATACGACGGACCGCAGGATGAGATCGGGCGGCTGATTGAGACGGTGAACAGTATGCTCGGGCGGATGGAAGGCTTCTATACGGGGCTGGAGGAGGCCTATGCCACGCAGCGCCGCTTCGTCTCGGATGCTTCGCATGAGCTGCGGACACCGCTTACAACGATTCGCGGAAATATTGATCTGCTGGAGAAGATATGGGAGATGGAGCCGGATGACAGCCGGATGACCGAGGCGGAAATCCGCCAGCTCTCCATTGAATCGGTGAAGGATATTGCTGATGAATCCAAGCGTATGAGCCGGCTGGTGGCGGATATGCTCTCTCTGGCCAGAGCGGATACAGGCCGGACCTTTGATATAGAGCCGGTAGCGCTGGAGCCGATGATGACCGAAGTAGCACGCCGTGCTTCCTTCCTGCCGCGTCAGGCGGAGTGGTCTGTGGGCGAAATGGGCCAGTTGAACGGCAAATATATTCTTGGCAACAAGGACTATCTGCAGCAGATGTTGTTCATCTTCATTGATAATGCTTTTAAATACACGCCTGCGGGTGAGGTTACGCTGGATGCCGTCTTTTATCAGAACCAGGTGGGAATCCGTATCTCGGATACCGGAATCGGGATGGATAAGGACGAAGTGCCGCACATCTTTGACCGTTTCTACCGTGCGGATGAATCTAGAGGAATTACCGAAGGGATCGGTCTGGGGCTGTCCATCGCCAAATGGATAATTGATGAGCACGGCGGTTCTGTAGAGGTGGTCACACGGCAGGGGGAAGGGACGACTTTTGTGATCTGGATGCCGCTTCTCTTTGCCCCGCCGCTGGAATAG
- a CDS encoding 4-hydroxy-3-methylbut-2-enyl diphosphate reductase: protein MEVIKISPRGYCYGVVDAMVMARQAAQNLDLPRPIYILGMIVHNSHVTNSFEDDGIITLDGHNRLDILDKIESGTVIFTAHGVSPEVRKIARAKGLTTVDATCPDVTKTHDLIKEKVEEGYEVIYIGKKGHPEPEGAVGIAPQHVHLIEKEDEIAGLSVPSSRIVITNQTTMSQWDIKHIMKKLLETFPGAEVHNEICMATQVRQEAVAEQAGQCELVIVVGDPRSNNSNRLAQVSEEIAGVPAHRISDVSELNRDWLKGITKVGVTSGASTPTPITKEVINYLEQYDESNPETWEIKRTVNMAKLLPPVKNKSTSAT from the coding sequence ATGGAAGTCATCAAAATTTCTCCCCGGGGCTATTGCTACGGCGTCGTCGATGCTATGGTAATGGCACGGCAGGCCGCACAAAATCTTGATTTGCCACGGCCGATTTATATATTGGGCATGATTGTGCATAACAGCCATGTCACGAACTCCTTTGAGGATGACGGAATCATTACGCTGGACGGGCATAACCGTCTGGATATTTTGGATAAAATAGAAAGCGGGACGGTTATTTTCACTGCTCATGGTGTGTCGCCCGAGGTACGCAAGATAGCACGGGCCAAGGGGTTAACCACAGTCGATGCCACTTGTCCCGATGTAACAAAGACTCATGACCTCATCAAGGAAAAGGTTGAAGAGGGCTACGAGGTTATCTACATCGGCAAGAAAGGTCATCCTGAGCCGGAAGGTGCGGTGGGGATTGCCCCTCAGCATGTCCATCTGATTGAGAAGGAAGATGAAATTGCCGGTCTCTCGGTCCCTTCCTCGCGTATTGTAATTACGAATCAGACCACCATGAGCCAGTGGGATATTAAGCATATTATGAAAAAACTGCTGGAGACCTTCCCGGGAGCCGAGGTCCATAATGAGATCTGTATGGCAACCCAGGTCCGCCAGGAAGCGGTAGCGGAGCAGGCCGGCCAGTGTGAGCTGGTCATTGTTGTCGGTGATCCGCGCAGTAATAACTCTAACCGTCTGGCACAGGTGTCGGAAGAAATTGCCGGTGTACCGGCTCACCGGATCTCAGATGTATCTGAGCTGAATAGGGATTGGCTGAAGGGAATTACCAAGGTAGGGGTAACCTCAGGCGCTTCTACGCCAACGCCGATTACCAAGGAAGTTATCAATTATCTGGAGCAGTATGACGAATCGAACCCCGAGACCTGGGAGATCAAACGTACGGTGAATATGGCGAAGCTTCTGCCGCCTGTGAAGAACAAGAGTACGAGTGCTACCTGA